A genomic segment from Dehalococcoidia bacterium encodes:
- a CDS encoding aminopeptidase P family protein translates to MNFTNRITRLREKLAEQQLDAILISSSENRSYFSGFRGSAGYLWITPREAILATDFRYTEQAAFEAPDYEIVRITAGPSWLKNAASSSNIAQIGVEDHDLTLAGYNSIKEQLSDIPNKPKLIPTGFMCNQLRAVKDAKEIELLVQAINFADQAIETVGATLKPGVTEREISWDLEKTMRELGADGISFNTIVASGPNGAKAHHKPTDRRLEIGDGVVIDMGALYQGYCSDITRTFVIGKVSPEFRKIYDIVLSAQETAEATASAGMSGTDVDGLARQVIESAGYGNEFGHSLGHGIGIAVHELPGVGPNSANTIENGMVFSVEPGIYIEGWGGVRIEDLVLMENNRPRVLTKAHKRDLVVI, encoded by the coding sequence ATGAATTTCACAAATAGAATTACACGTCTTCGCGAAAAACTTGCTGAGCAACAATTGGATGCAATATTAATATCATCCAGTGAAAACCGCTCGTACTTTTCTGGGTTCCGTGGCTCTGCTGGATATTTATGGATCACTCCACGTGAGGCAATATTAGCTACAGATTTTCGATATACCGAGCAGGCTGCCTTTGAAGCCCCAGATTACGAAATTGTTCGAATAACTGCAGGACCCAGTTGGCTCAAAAACGCGGCATCATCAAGCAATATCGCCCAGATAGGCGTAGAAGATCATGACCTTACCCTAGCAGGGTACAATTCAATAAAAGAGCAGCTCTCAGATATTCCAAATAAACCGAAACTCATTCCAACAGGGTTTATGTGTAATCAACTTAGGGCAGTTAAAGATGCTAAGGAAATTGAACTCTTAGTACAGGCCATAAATTTTGCAGATCAAGCAATCGAAACTGTGGGTGCTACCCTTAAACCTGGTGTAACTGAACGAGAAATTTCCTGGGATTTAGAGAAAACTATGCGCGAGTTAGGAGCTGATGGCATCTCGTTTAATACAATCGTTGCTTCAGGCCCTAATGGAGCAAAAGCCCATCATAAACCCACCGATCGCAGGCTGGAAATTGGCGATGGAGTAGTTATCGATATGGGAGCTTTATATCAAGGCTACTGCAGCGATATTACACGTACATTCGTAATCGGCAAGGTAAGCCCTGAGTTCAGGAAAATTTACGATATTGTATTGAGCGCCCAAGAAACTGCTGAAGCCACAGCTAGTGCCGGAATGAGCGGTACCGATGTAGATGGACTCGCGCGGCAGGTCATAGAATCTGCAGGATATGGAAATGAATTCGGGCACAGCCTTGGGCATGGAATTGGTATTGCAGTACATGAACTCCCAGGCGTGGGTCCAAATTCAGCTAATACCATTGAAAACGGAATGGTCTTTAGTGTCGAACCTGGCATTTATATAGAGGGGTGGGGTGGAGTTCGTATAGAGGATCTCGTATTAATGGAAAATAATCGTCCTCGAGTATTAACTAAAGCACACAAGCGAGACTTGGTCGTAATATAA
- the xseB gene encoding exodeoxyribonuclease VII small subunit, with protein sequence MNNSENETSLTFEEAITQLRDTVQSLEAGNATLEEATTLFEKGMGLAKICNELLSQAELKVTNLQKEFEKQIQMLENPED encoded by the coding sequence ATGAATAATTCAGAAAATGAGACAAGCCTTACTTTTGAGGAAGCTATAACCCAACTCAGAGATACCGTACAATCACTTGAAGCTGGAAATGCAACCTTAGAAGAAGCGACTACTTTGTTTGAAAAGGGTATGGGCTTAGCAAAAATCTGCAATGAACTGCTTTCGCAAGCTGAATTAAAAGTAACCAATCTTCAAAAAGAGTTTGAGAAGCAAATTCAGATGTTAGAAAACCCTGAGGACTAG
- the aroQ gene encoding type II 3-dehydroquinate dehydratase produces MTILIVNGPNLNLLGQREPEIYGHTTLSDIESSLTTYADKVGAKVNFFQSNSEGDLIDFIQKNAATSTALILNGAGFTHTSVALRDCIAALSIPVVEVHLSNIHAREEFRHTSLTAPVAKGIISGLGPTGYLLALEYLVSTEGVS; encoded by the coding sequence ATGACAATTCTTATCGTTAACGGACCCAATTTAAACCTTCTCGGTCAACGTGAGCCAGAAATATATGGCCACACCACTCTGTCAGATATCGAGAGTTCCCTGACTACCTATGCCGACAAAGTTGGAGCTAAAGTAAATTTCTTTCAATCAAATTCCGAGGGTGATTTAATCGATTTTATTCAAAAAAATGCCGCCACAAGTACTGCTCTAATTTTAAATGGAGCAGGATTTACGCATACCAGCGTCGCGTTGCGCGATTGCATAGCAGCCTTATCAATTCCTGTAGTTGAAGTGCATCTTTCAAATATTCATGCAAGAGAAGAATTCAGGCATACCTCACTAACAGCACCAGTTGCTAAAGGCATAATCAGTGGACTTGGGCCGACAGGCTACCTCCTTGCTCTTGAATATCTTGTATCAACTGAAGGTGTTTCATGA
- the xseA gene encoding exodeoxyribonuclease VII large subunit: MQIYTVSQLSNYIKTLLNEDLYLRDIWVTGEVSSLSSPSSGHRYFNFKDNDSEIRAVMFRGNTANGADNLIDGSQVNIEGYVSYYEVRGQIQLYARSVMPVGAGELSVEFEKLRSQLQAEGLFDPSRKRPIPVYPKKIGIVTSASGAVIHDIITTLEARYPLTEIVFCPSSVQGDEAPVEIADGIKILQQIPGVEVIIVGRGGGSAEDLWAFNTEIVARAIYASQVPIVSAVGHETDTTIADYVADVRAATPTAAATICTPDKNILEQEINSFLFRSANATLTSINEAESLVSFFLEKMKNYLPDIDVQRQKVDDILERVNLSLQSFLQIQKEKTKTQISALSTLNPEAVLKRGYAIVTTQNATPIMSTKSITTGSIVKTRLQDGEFESKVL; this comes from the coding sequence ATGCAAATCTACACAGTAAGTCAGCTATCCAATTACATTAAGACATTACTTAATGAAGATCTTTATTTGCGAGATATATGGGTGACGGGAGAGGTGTCTTCATTGTCTAGCCCTAGCTCGGGACATCGATATTTCAATTTTAAAGACAATGATAGTGAGATCAGAGCGGTTATGTTTAGGGGCAATACCGCAAACGGTGCTGATAATTTAATCGATGGCTCTCAAGTTAATATTGAAGGATATGTGTCCTATTATGAAGTAAGGGGCCAGATACAACTGTATGCAAGGTCCGTAATGCCTGTTGGTGCAGGCGAGTTATCGGTGGAATTTGAAAAATTGCGCAGTCAATTACAGGCCGAAGGCCTTTTTGACCCCTCTAGGAAAAGGCCTATCCCTGTCTACCCTAAAAAAATAGGAATTGTGACGTCGGCAAGTGGAGCGGTAATTCATGACATTATTACTACATTGGAAGCACGGTATCCATTAACCGAAATCGTATTTTGCCCATCAAGCGTACAAGGTGACGAGGCTCCTGTTGAAATCGCAGATGGAATAAAAATCCTACAACAAATACCTGGCGTCGAAGTGATTATTGTAGGTAGAGGCGGAGGTTCCGCTGAGGATCTTTGGGCGTTTAATACAGAAATTGTTGCTAGAGCAATCTATGCCAGTCAAGTCCCAATTGTAAGTGCGGTAGGGCATGAAACTGATACTACTATTGCAGATTATGTTGCAGACGTGCGCGCGGCGACGCCGACAGCTGCAGCTACTATCTGTACTCCGGACAAGAATATATTGGAACAAGAAATAAATTCTTTTCTTTTTCGATCAGCTAATGCGACTCTTACCTCAATTAATGAGGCCGAATCTCTTGTAAGTTTCTTTTTAGAGAAAATGAAAAATTATTTGCCTGATATTGATGTACAGCGTCAAAAAGTTGATGACATTTTAGAAAGAGTTAATTTATCTCTTCAGTCGTTTCTCCAAATCCAAAAGGAAAAAACAAAAACTCAAATTTCTGCACTCTCAACATTGAATCCTGAGGCAGTACTAAAAAGAGGGTACGCTATCGTTACGACACAAAATGCGACGCCCATAATGTCTACAAAAAGCATTACGACAGGTAGTATCGTAAAAACAAGACTCCAGGATGGAGAGTTTGAATCGAAGGTCCTATGA
- the efp gene encoding elongation factor P — MEFGDLRRGATIEMDGVPFKVEEYYQQKMQQRAPVYHIKMRNLITGQLLDKTFSGYGLKLTKAPVENRECTFLFEADDIYTFMDSSTFDQYEISKDIVRENTDYLVDQTTCELVFYREKPIMVEMPTTVDLQVTDTPPAYKGDTASGGGKPATLETGIRITVPMFVAIGEKVRVDTRNGEYVTRVTD, encoded by the coding sequence ATGGAATTCGGAGACTTACGCAGGGGCGCAACTATTGAAATGGATGGAGTGCCATTTAAAGTAGAAGAATATTACCAGCAAAAAATGCAACAGCGAGCCCCCGTATATCACATAAAAATGCGAAATCTCATCACAGGGCAATTATTAGATAAAACATTCTCAGGGTACGGATTGAAGCTCACAAAAGCCCCTGTAGAGAACAGGGAGTGTACTTTCTTATTCGAAGCAGACGATATCTATACATTCATGGACTCCAGTACATTTGATCAATATGAAATTTCAAAAGATATAGTTCGAGAAAACACTGACTACTTAGTAGATCAAACTACATGTGAATTAGTTTTCTACCGAGAAAAACCAATCATGGTAGAAATGCCTACTACGGTCGATCTACAAGTAACCGACACTCCACCTGCTTATAAGGGCGACACTGCATCTGGAGGCGGTAAGCCAGCAACATTAGAGACAGGTATTAGGATCACCGTTCCAATGTTTGTGGCTATAGGTGAAAAGGTCCGAGTCGACACACGTAACGGGGAATACGTTACACGCGTAACTGACTGA